One window of the bacterium genome contains the following:
- a CDS encoding DoxX family protein — protein sequence MHRFRRPLLYLLSLQLCTAGFMHLLVPDFFVAIVPAKLPNPEWLNVISGLFEIVIGVYLLEPRTRVLAAWGAIALAIAVFPANVNMLIENIGPEGPGTGNPIANWIRMPFQGLFILWAWWFTQPDPE from the coding sequence GTGCACCGCTTCAGACGTCCGCTTCTCTACCTCTTGTCGCTCCAGCTCTGTACGGCCGGGTTCATGCACCTGCTGGTGCCCGACTTCTTCGTGGCGATCGTGCCGGCGAAGCTCCCGAATCCGGAATGGCTGAACGTGATCTCCGGCCTCTTCGAGATCGTGATCGGGGTCTACCTCCTCGAGCCCAGAACGCGCGTACTCGCCGCCTGGGGCGCGATCGCCCTCGCGATCGCGGTCTTCCCCGCGAACGTGAACATGCTGATCGAGAACATCGGGCCCGAGGGCCCGGGTACCGGCAACCCGATCGCGAACTGGATTCGCATGCCCTTCCAGGGACTCTTCATCCTCTGGGCGTGGTGGTTCACGCAGCCGGATCCGGAGTAG
- a CDS encoding sodium ion-translocating decarboxylase subunit beta codes for METFAEVWAATGIANSAGFGQLVMFPVCLVLLYLGIRRGFEPLLLVPIGFGGLLANVPVADIAGPEGFLGIIYANGIANGLFPLLIFMGVGALTDFGPLLARPRTALLGAAAQFGIFSTVLGAIALSSFVDGIDFDLGDAAAIGIIGGADGPTAIFLAGRLAPDLLGAIAIAAYSYMALVPIIQPPIMRLLTTEEERRIGMAQLRPVRKAERIVFPITVVILCALLIPDATPLVGALMFGNLLNECGAVDRLAGAAKNELINIVTILLGLAVGSKLAADKFLTAETLGILALGLIAFAIGTASGVLLAKLMNALSRDPINPLIGAAGVSAVPMAARVVSRVGQEANPHNVLLMHAMGPNVAGVLGSAVAAGVLLALTK; via the coding sequence ATGGAGACCTTTGCCGAGGTCTGGGCCGCGACCGGGATCGCGAACTCCGCCGGGTTCGGTCAGCTCGTGATGTTCCCCGTCTGTCTGGTCCTGCTCTATCTCGGGATCCGACGGGGCTTCGAACCCCTGCTCCTCGTCCCGATCGGTTTCGGGGGCCTGCTCGCCAACGTCCCCGTCGCCGACATCGCCGGGCCGGAGGGCTTCCTCGGGATCATCTACGCGAATGGCATCGCGAACGGGCTCTTCCCGCTCCTCATCTTCATGGGCGTCGGGGCCCTGACCGACTTCGGACCGCTCCTCGCCCGTCCGAGGACCGCGCTCCTCGGCGCGGCCGCCCAGTTCGGGATCTTCTCGACCGTGCTCGGCGCGATCGCGCTCTCGAGCTTCGTCGACGGCATCGACTTCGATCTCGGCGACGCGGCGGCGATCGGCATCATCGGTGGCGCCGACGGGCCGACTGCCATCTTCCTCGCCGGCCGCCTCGCCCCGGATCTCCTGGGTGCGATCGCGATCGCCGCCTACTCCTACATGGCTCTGGTCCCGATCATCCAGCCGCCGATCATGCGCCTGCTCACGACCGAGGAAGAGCGACGAATCGGCATGGCCCAGCTCCGCCCGGTTCGGAAGGCGGAGCGGATCGTGTTCCCGATCACCGTCGTGATCCTGTGCGCGTTGCTGATCCCGGACGCGACGCCCCTGGTCGGCGCGCTCATGTTCGGCAATCTGTTGAACGAATGTGGCGCCGTCGATCGACTCGCCGGCGCGGCCAAGAACGAGCTGATCAACATCGTGACGATCCTGCTCGGCCTGGCCGTCGGTTCGAAGCTCGCGGCGGACAAGTTCCTGACCGCGGAGACGCTCGGGATCCTCGCCCTCGGGTTGATCGCGTTCGCGATCGGGACGGCGTCGGGCGTCTTGCTGGCCAAGCTGATGAACGCCCTGTCGCGGGATCCGATCAATCCGCTGATCGGGGCGGCTGGCGTCTCGGCGGTTCCGATGGCGGCCCGCGTCGTCAGCCGGGTCGGTCAGGAAGCGAATCCGCACAACGTGCTGCTCATGCACGCGATGGGGCCGAACGTCGCCGGCGTGCTCGGATCCGCCGTCGCGGCCGGGGTGCTCCTCGCGTTGACGAAGTAG
- a CDS encoding cell wall hydrolase, with protein MRFRIRRLLVALSALGWLTPAAPARAELVPIDARQAECLALAMYFEARAEGREGMRAVGHVILNRRDDARFPASVCGVVRQGGEGRGCQFSWYCDGRSDIPTHRRAWRSAGALAYQLLADRLEDTTGGALFYHATWIEVPWKRPREKTRVIGNHAFYR; from the coding sequence ATGCGCTTCCGGATCCGAAGGCTCCTCGTCGCCCTCTCGGCGCTCGGCTGGCTCACGCCCGCCGCGCCGGCTCGCGCCGAGCTCGTCCCGATCGATGCGCGCCAGGCCGAGTGTCTCGCCCTCGCGATGTACTTCGAAGCGCGAGCCGAAGGTCGAGAAGGCATGCGCGCGGTCGGGCACGTGATCCTCAACCGGCGAGACGATGCGCGCTTTCCCGCGAGCGTCTGCGGCGTCGTCCGTCAGGGCGGCGAAGGTCGCGGCTGCCAGTTCTCCTGGTACTGCGACGGTCGCAGCGACATCCCGACCCATCGCCGCGCCTGGCGCTCCGCGGGCGCCCTCGCCTATCAGCTCCTCGCCGACCGCCTGGAAGACACCACCGGCGGCGCGCTCTTCTACCACGCGACCTGGATCGAGGTGCCCTGGAAGCGGCCTCGGGAGAAGACGCGCGTGATCGGGAACCACGCGTTCTACCGGTAG
- a CDS encoding FAD-dependent oxidoreductase, with the protein MSEESGLRVDERDVAAWDAEADVVVVGYGCAGVCTALEARGEGGDVLVLERAGGPGGTSINSGGFLYCGGGTVLQKALGYEDSAENMYAYMMAACGPEPDAALIQAYCEGSVAHFDWILARGVPYKESFFPGAHEPFHSDDGLVYSGSEFAWPFDEIATPAPRGHAPMTIRDKGALLMNKLIAAAEAAGVRTSFGTRVESLVQASDGRVVGAIAHTVEGRKRVRARKGLVLTAGGFIYNDDMLRRYAPLLQQCKYKVGTETDDGSGIRLGVAAGGEAIRMETGDVSLAVFPPNDLRFGICVSEQGQRFLNEDVYFGRLGEYALLHQEGRVYLLVDDEHFGRPENFPVEIAAAGETIEEVEAELGMPSGALVRTVAYYNEHAAKGEDPQFHKRADWLAPIVNPPFGVIDLTTENMVYSAFTLGGLWIDPHGRVQTGAGEAIPGLYAAGRTTSGVAKQGYSSGMSLGDGSFFGRAAGRHAMTARA; encoded by the coding sequence ATGAGCGAGGAGAGCGGGCTGCGCGTGGACGAGCGCGACGTCGCGGCGTGGGACGCCGAGGCCGACGTGGTGGTCGTCGGCTACGGATGTGCCGGTGTCTGTACGGCCCTCGAAGCGCGCGGGGAGGGCGGTGACGTGCTCGTGCTCGAACGCGCCGGGGGTCCCGGGGGCACCTCGATCAACTCCGGTGGCTTCCTCTACTGCGGCGGCGGCACCGTGCTCCAGAAGGCGCTCGGCTACGAGGACTCCGCGGAGAACATGTACGCCTACATGATGGCCGCCTGTGGGCCGGAGCCGGATGCGGCCTTGATCCAGGCGTACTGCGAAGGCAGCGTCGCGCACTTCGACTGGATCCTGGCCAGGGGCGTTCCCTACAAGGAGAGCTTCTTTCCCGGGGCCCACGAACCCTTCCACTCCGACGACGGCCTCGTCTACTCGGGCAGCGAGTTCGCCTGGCCCTTCGACGAGATCGCGACCCCGGCGCCGCGCGGGCATGCGCCGATGACGATCCGGGACAAGGGCGCGCTCCTGATGAACAAGCTGATCGCAGCGGCGGAGGCGGCGGGCGTCCGGACGTCCTTCGGGACGCGGGTCGAGTCCCTGGTGCAGGCGAGTGACGGCCGTGTGGTCGGCGCGATCGCCCACACGGTGGAGGGGCGAAAGCGCGTTCGTGCTCGCAAGGGCCTCGTGCTGACCGCCGGCGGCTTCATCTACAACGACGACATGCTTCGCCGCTACGCGCCCCTCCTCCAGCAGTGCAAGTACAAGGTCGGGACGGAGACCGACGACGGCTCGGGCATCCGGCTCGGGGTCGCCGCCGGCGGCGAGGCGATTCGGATGGAGACCGGCGACGTCAGCCTCGCGGTCTTCCCGCCGAACGACCTGCGCTTCGGGATCTGCGTGAGCGAGCAGGGGCAGCGCTTCCTGAACGAGGACGTCTATTTCGGCCGGCTCGGGGAATACGCACTGCTGCACCAGGAGGGACGGGTCTACCTGCTCGTCGACGACGAGCACTTCGGCCGACCCGAGAACTTCCCGGTCGAGATCGCCGCCGCGGGGGAGACGATCGAGGAGGTCGAGGCGGAGCTCGGCATGCCTTCCGGTGCCCTCGTCAGGACCGTGGCCTACTACAACGAGCACGCCGCGAAGGGCGAGGACCCGCAGTTCCACAAGCGAGCGGACTGGCTGGCGCCGATCGTGAACCCGCCCTTCGGCGTGATCGACCTGACGACCGAGAACATGGTCTACTCGGCGTTCACGCTGGGCGGCTTGTGGATCGACCCGCACGGGCGCGTGCAGACGGGGGCGGGCGAAGCGATCCCCGGGCTCTACGCGGCGGGGCGCACGACCAGCGGCGTCGCCAAGCAGGGCTACAGCAGCGGCATGTCCCTCGGCGACGGCTCGTTCTTCGGCCGCGCGGCGGGGCGCCACGCGATGACGGCACGCGCCTAG
- a CDS encoding aldo/keto reductase produces the protein MSDARSTRRTFLTGLAAMGLAGQTLLKTGDAGAAVHLAKKAAGNDTPLAHPGHRPLGRTGFTGSRLVFGCGAALSRRRRDDLLEAALESGINVFDNGTRRYYADAEVNLAPFLARHKAKRDEIFLISKAMTYIDVGPNDAITTSQAREGAATWRGLMDQSLRELGVDHVDAYYVMAAHNPDIVKSDEMRSAFEAARDAGKVKYWGLSTHQNAQRVLEAAMETGAFHLAQIAITPAGWYDWADKNILPGSATMKDLRPFLDRVRASGIALVGMKAGRYLAGRKFLGWGKPTAFDEHYDDAVLASGLSPFQRSYAYVLAHGLDAVNADMQSFAHLEENLAAAAASPTAFA, from the coding sequence ATGAGCGATGCGCGATCGACCCGACGAACCTTCCTGACCGGCCTCGCGGCGATGGGACTCGCCGGCCAGACGCTGCTGAAGACCGGAGACGCCGGCGCGGCGGTCCACCTCGCGAAGAAGGCCGCGGGAAACGACACCCCGCTGGCCCACCCGGGCCATCGCCCACTCGGACGGACCGGCTTCACGGGCAGCCGGCTCGTCTTCGGATGCGGCGCCGCCCTCTCCCGGCGCCGCCGCGACGACCTCCTCGAGGCCGCGCTCGAGTCGGGGATCAACGTCTTCGACAACGGCACCCGCCGCTACTACGCCGACGCCGAGGTGAACCTCGCCCCCTTCCTCGCCCGCCACAAGGCGAAGCGCGACGAGATCTTCCTGATCTCGAAGGCGATGACCTACATCGACGTGGGGCCGAACGACGCGATCACGACGTCCCAGGCGCGCGAAGGGGCGGCGACCTGGCGCGGGCTGATGGACCAGAGCCTGCGCGAGCTCGGCGTCGACCACGTCGACGCGTACTACGTGATGGCGGCCCACAACCCGGACATCGTGAAGAGCGACGAGATGCGTAGCGCCTTCGAAGCCGCCCGCGACGCGGGCAAGGTGAAGTACTGGGGGCTCAGCACCCACCAGAACGCCCAACGCGTGCTCGAAGCCGCGATGGAGACCGGCGCCTTCCATCTGGCGCAGATCGCGATCACGCCCGCCGGCTGGTACGACTGGGCGGACAAGAACATCCTGCCGGGCAGCGCGACCATGAAGGACCTGCGCCCCTTCCTCGATCGGGTCCGCGCGTCCGGCATCGCCCTCGTCGGCATGAAGGCCGGCCGCTACCTCGCCGGGCGGAAGTTCCTCGGCTGGGGCAAGCCGACCGCCTTCGACGAGCACTACGACGACGCCGTCCTCGCGAGCGGCCTCTCGCCCTTCCAGCGGAGCTACGCCTACGTCCTGGCCCACGGCCTCGACGCGGTGAACGCCGACATGCAGAGCTTCGCCCATCTCGAGGAGAACCTCGCGGCGGCGGCCGCATCCCCGACCGCCTTTGCCTAG
- a CDS encoding nitroreductase family deazaflavin-dependent oxidoreductase — MAGIADTLERWGTAASSSKIGGILYHVVCRRIDTVLIPLTKGRLSMGPPGNTVLITTTGARSGKPRKASLAFMWHGDDMVIIASKGGAPHHPAWYHNLKADPRVVVQTRAGVEDRVAREAVGEERDKLFEAMATTYSNFAAYQARATERKIPVMVLSPITA, encoded by the coding sequence ATGGCTGGAATCGCAGACACCCTCGAACGCTGGGGAACCGCGGCGAGCTCGTCGAAGATCGGCGGGATCCTCTACCACGTCGTGTGTCGACGGATCGATACCGTGCTGATCCCTCTCACGAAGGGTCGTCTCTCGATGGGCCCGCCCGGGAACACCGTCCTGATCACCACGACCGGCGCGAGATCCGGCAAGCCGCGCAAGGCGAGCCTCGCCTTCATGTGGCACGGCGACGACATGGTGATCATCGCCTCCAAGGGCGGCGCGCCCCACCATCCCGCCTGGTACCACAACCTCAAGGCGGATCCGCGGGTCGTGGTCCAGACCCGCGCCGGCGTCGAGGACCGGGTCGCGCGCGAGGCGGTCGGCGAGGAGCGGGACAAGCTCTTCGAGGCGATGGCGACCACGTACTCGAACTTCGCCGCCTACCAGGCGCGCGCGACCGAGCGGAAGATCCCGGTCATGGTGCTCTCGCCGATCACCGCGTAG
- a CDS encoding biotin attachment protein, which yields MNTAFRDGFQSVYGARVKTADFLPALEASVEAGFTHFEAGGGARYQSLYLYCQEDAFDMMDAFRATAGPDANLQTLARGVSVVSLDSQSSDIIDLHARMFEKHGMTTIRNFDALNDVRNLSYSGRCITEAGLRHEVVIALMELPPGCSGAHTPEFYMETLEAILDDGVPFDSVCFKDASGTAVPSKVYDTIKLARQRLGDDVHIRLHTHETAGVSVSAYIAALDAGADGIDLALAPVSGGTSQPDFIVMWHALRGTDYVLGNDEDEIDVDRVREAEAVFKDSMKDYFVPPEATAVEPLIPYAPMPGGALTANTQMMRDAGTLHQFPQVIQAMTEAVKKGGFGTSVTPVSQFYFQQAYNNVVLGPWARIAEGYGKMVLGYFGKTPVPPDPDVVELASEQLGLEPTTRDPREINDEDPTKGIPAARAALEERGLDITDESIFIASALGDKGLAFLEGERPDGVRKVQPEAAEASGEAPTAYAVDIGGRRYDVAFENGHATVNGRVVHYAIADASSTQPGKAGGAAGSVIAAELAGQVLRLVADEGEEVAEGEVLIVLEALKMEIEVKAPRAGRVARMLVEKDQTVAVGDGLVELA from the coding sequence ATGAACACCGCTTTCCGGGACGGCTTCCAGTCCGTGTACGGCGCGCGGGTCAAGACGGCGGATTTCCTGCCTGCGCTGGAAGCCTCGGTCGAAGCGGGCTTCACGCATTTCGAGGCGGGGGGCGGGGCGCGGTACCAGTCGCTCTACCTCTACTGCCAGGAAGACGCGTTCGACATGATGGACGCGTTCCGGGCGACGGCCGGTCCCGACGCCAATCTGCAGACCCTCGCCCGCGGCGTCTCGGTCGTGAGCCTCGACTCCCAGAGCTCGGACATCATCGATCTCCACGCGCGCATGTTCGAGAAGCACGGGATGACGACGATCCGGAACTTCGATGCGCTGAACGACGTGCGAAATTTGTCGTACTCCGGGCGTTGCATCACGGAGGCCGGACTCAGGCACGAAGTCGTGATCGCGCTGATGGAGCTGCCGCCAGGGTGCTCCGGCGCGCACACGCCCGAGTTCTACATGGAGACCCTCGAGGCAATCCTCGACGACGGCGTCCCCTTCGACTCGGTCTGCTTCAAGGACGCCTCGGGCACGGCCGTGCCGTCGAAGGTCTACGACACGATCAAGCTCGCCCGGCAGCGCCTCGGGGACGACGTCCACATCCGGCTCCACACCCACGAGACGGCGGGCGTCTCCGTCAGCGCGTACATCGCGGCCCTCGATGCCGGCGCCGACGGCATCGATCTGGCGCTCGCGCCGGTCTCCGGCGGCACGTCCCAGCCCGACTTCATCGTGATGTGGCACGCGCTTCGCGGGACCGACTACGTGCTCGGGAACGACGAGGACGAGATCGACGTCGACCGGGTTCGCGAGGCGGAGGCGGTCTTCAAGGACAGCATGAAGGACTACTTCGTGCCGCCGGAGGCGACCGCGGTCGAGCCGTTGATCCCGTATGCACCGATGCCGGGCGGCGCCCTCACGGCGAACACCCAGATGATGCGGGACGCAGGCACCCTTCATCAGTTTCCGCAGGTGATCCAGGCGATGACGGAAGCCGTCAAGAAGGGCGGCTTCGGGACGTCGGTCACGCCGGTCTCCCAGTTCTACTTCCAGCAGGCCTACAACAACGTCGTCCTCGGGCCCTGGGCGCGGATCGCCGAGGGGTACGGCAAGATGGTCCTCGGCTACTTCGGGAAGACCCCGGTCCCGCCGGATCCGGACGTGGTCGAGCTGGCGAGCGAACAGCTCGGCCTCGAGCCGACGACCCGCGATCCGCGCGAGATCAACGACGAGGATCCCACGAAGGGCATCCCGGCGGCGCGCGCGGCGCTCGAAGAACGCGGGCTCGACATCACCGACGAATCGATCTTCATCGCCTCTGCGCTCGGCGACAAGGGCCTCGCGTTCCTCGAAGGGGAGCGACCCGACGGCGTGCGGAAGGTCCAGCCCGAGGCGGCCGAAGCTTCGGGCGAAGCCCCGACCGCCTACGCCGTCGACATCGGAGGCCGGCGCTACGACGTCGCGTTCGAGAACGGCCACGCCACCGTGAACGGTCGGGTCGTGCACTACGCGATCGCGGATGCTTCGTCGACGCAACCCGGGAAGGCGGGCGGCGCGGCGGGCAGCGTCATCGCGGCCGAGCTCGCGGGACAGGTCCTGCGCCTCGTCGCCGACGAGGGCGAAGAGGTCGCGGAGGGAGAGGTCCTGATCGTCCTCGAGGCCCTCAAGATGGAGATCGAAGTCAAGGCGCCGCGGGCAGGCCGCGTGGCGCGGATGCTCGTCGAGAAGGATCAGACCGTGGCCGTCGGTGACGGACTCGTGGAGCTCGCCTGA
- a CDS encoding AMP-binding protein, which translates to MPTPIHTVRNASALAGAARFSRALDAAGVPTRGAVACLSANTPETLFTYRGTTWSGRRYTPLSGRWQADDVDYVVGNCEADAFVVDARYGDLVGDAAERIDPSRRFAIGGTIPGFRPWSDVAALSGDAYEHPLAGENMLYTSGTTGRPKGVLRASASDGPPPTLTAAAGAAMMQAFLPVGAKDGVHLVAAPLYHAGPNTYCDGALVLGADVVLMEKFDPEAFLATVEETRATSTFLVPTHFVRLLRLPEEIRRRYDVSSLRLVCHGSAPVSVPVKRAMIEWWGPVLYEFYGGTEGGGAMIGPEEWLTKPGSVGKPRPDVEMAILDEAGEAVAANVEGTVAFALDESPFEYKDDAEKTAEGRVKPGWFTMGDIGFVDEDGYLFLCDRRADVIISGGVNIYPAQIESVLLERPEIADCCVVGAPNEEWGEEVRAVVQLVDGLTEDEDAVAAILDHCRAHLSGYQVPRAVDFDAALPRTETGKLARRTIRARYWAGRESRV; encoded by the coding sequence GTGCCCACCCCGATCCACACCGTTCGCAATGCCTCTGCCCTCGCCGGCGCCGCCCGCTTCTCCCGCGCGCTCGACGCCGCGGGGGTCCCCACCCGAGGCGCCGTCGCCTGTCTCTCGGCGAATACGCCGGAGACGCTCTTCACCTACCGCGGGACGACCTGGTCCGGACGTCGCTACACGCCACTCTCTGGACGCTGGCAGGCCGACGACGTCGACTACGTGGTCGGCAACTGCGAGGCCGACGCCTTCGTCGTCGACGCGCGCTACGGCGACCTCGTCGGCGACGCCGCCGAGCGGATCGATCCGAGCCGTCGCTTCGCGATCGGCGGCACGATCCCGGGCTTCCGTCCCTGGTCCGACGTGGCGGCCTTGTCGGGGGACGCCTACGAACATCCCCTCGCCGGCGAGAACATGCTCTACACGTCCGGCACCACGGGTCGACCCAAGGGTGTCCTGCGGGCGAGCGCGAGCGACGGGCCACCGCCGACGCTGACCGCCGCCGCGGGCGCCGCGATGATGCAGGCCTTCCTTCCGGTAGGCGCCAAGGACGGCGTCCATCTCGTCGCGGCGCCGCTCTATCACGCCGGACCGAACACCTACTGCGACGGCGCCCTGGTCCTCGGCGCGGACGTGGTCCTGATGGAGAAGTTCGACCCCGAGGCGTTCCTCGCGACCGTCGAAGAGACGCGCGCGACGTCGACGTTCCTCGTCCCGACCCACTTCGTGCGCCTGCTCCGCCTGCCCGAAGAGATCCGCCGACGCTACGACGTGTCTTCCCTCCGCCTCGTCTGCCACGGGTCGGCGCCGGTCTCCGTGCCGGTGAAGCGCGCGATGATCGAGTGGTGGGGGCCCGTCCTCTACGAGTTCTACGGGGGCACGGAAGGTGGCGGCGCGATGATCGGTCCCGAGGAGTGGCTCACGAAGCCGGGCTCCGTCGGCAAGCCACGACCCGACGTCGAGATGGCGATCCTCGACGAAGCCGGCGAGGCGGTCGCGGCGAACGTCGAGGGAACCGTCGCCTTCGCCCTCGACGAGTCGCCCTTCGAGTACAAGGACGACGCCGAGAAGACCGCGGAAGGACGCGTGAAGCCCGGCTGGTTCACGATGGGCGACATCGGCTTCGTCGACGAGGACGGCTACCTCTTCCTCTGCGACCGCCGCGCCGACGTGATCATCTCCGGCGGCGTGAACATCTACCCCGCCCAGATCGAGAGCGTGCTCCTCGAGCGGCCGGAGATCGCCGACTGCTGCGTCGTCGGGGCGCCCAACGAAGAGTGGGGCGAAGAGGTCCGCGCCGTCGTCCAGCTCGTCGACGGCCTTACCGAAGACGAGGACGCCGTCGCGGCGATCCTCGACCACTGCCGCGCGCATCTCTCCGGCTACCAGGTGCCCCGCGCCGTCGACTTCGACGCCGCGCTTCCGCGGACGGAGACCGGCAAGCTCGCGCGGCGGACGATCCGCGCGCGCTACTGGGCGGGTCGCGAGTCGCGGGTCTAG
- a CDS encoding OadG family protein — protein MLADGIRLMAIGMVTVFGFLTVLVALMAAQAAFFRAFSGRFADEASGEAPPADDDEVALAIAIAHARRLGRGASA, from the coding sequence ATGCTCGCCGATGGCATCCGACTGATGGCGATCGGAATGGTCACCGTCTTCGGCTTCCTGACGGTTCTCGTCGCCTTGATGGCCGCCCAGGCCGCCTTTTTCCGGGCGTTCTCGGGCCGCTTCGCGGACGAGGCGTCCGGGGAAGCGCCGCCGGCGGACGACGACGAAGTCGCGCTGGCGATCGCGATCGCGCACGCGCGGCGACTCGGCCGGGGAGCGTCGGCGTGA
- a CDS encoding cytochrome P450, translated as MATSVAPPSHPTGAQLTVFDPVFREDPYPVLAEVRENAPIHYNAEMGMWVFTRHADVHAILRNPDFWSDPRRANPDSFYHKALGGDRDEEPSMLLMDDPGHRRLRELVRHPFTPRAIEKWRDRARLVARRHVDAIEDEEFDLIAEVANPIPTVVIAELLGVDPERHGQFKTWSDTMIKTAFTPFGAPEDVAASEQAREEIAAFFLEEIEKRRSTPDEGLVTEMVRAEESGDSLTDEEIVMQCILLLLAGNLTTSDLIGNAVMALARNPDQQALLRDDRGLMKNAVEEVLRYDSPVTNSGRIAHEDFEFDGFAIERGQALGVSLAAASRDPAVHPDPDRFDVRREHIHLMSFGGGRHFCLGAHLARLEAAETLDALLDRFSHLEMGSGPYTYAMNASFRGLSTFAVRGTR; from the coding sequence ATGGCCACTTCCGTCGCCCCGCCCAGCCACCCCACCGGCGCGCAGCTGACAGTCTTCGACCCGGTCTTCCGGGAGGACCCCTACCCGGTCCTCGCCGAGGTCCGTGAGAACGCACCGATCCACTACAACGCCGAGATGGGGATGTGGGTCTTCACCCGTCACGCCGACGTCCACGCGATCCTGCGCAACCCCGACTTCTGGAGCGACCCGCGCCGGGCCAACCCGGACAGCTTCTATCACAAGGCCCTCGGCGGCGACCGGGACGAGGAGCCGTCGATGCTCCTGATGGACGACCCGGGCCACCGCCGCCTCCGCGAGCTCGTGCGACACCCCTTCACGCCGCGCGCGATCGAGAAGTGGCGCGACCGCGCCCGTCTCGTCGCCCGCCGACACGTCGACGCCATCGAGGACGAGGAGTTCGACCTGATCGCCGAGGTCGCGAACCCGATCCCGACCGTCGTCATCGCCGAGCTGCTCGGCGTCGACCCGGAGCGCCACGGCCAGTTCAAGACCTGGTCCGACACGATGATCAAGACGGCGTTCACGCCCTTCGGCGCGCCGGAGGACGTCGCTGCCTCCGAGCAGGCCCGGGAAGAGATCGCCGCCTTCTTCCTCGAGGAGATCGAGAAGCGTCGTTCGACCCCCGACGAAGGCCTCGTGACGGAGATGGTCCGCGCCGAGGAATCCGGCGACAGCCTGACCGACGAAGAGATCGTGATGCAGTGCATCCTGCTGCTGCTCGCCGGCAACCTCACGACGAGCGACCTGATCGGCAATGCGGTCATGGCCCTCGCCCGCAATCCCGACCAGCAGGCGCTCCTGCGCGACGACCGTGGGCTCATGAAGAACGCCGTCGAGGAGGTCCTCCGCTACGACTCGCCCGTGACCAACTCGGGCCGGATCGCCCACGAGGACTTCGAGTTCGACGGCTTCGCCATCGAGCGGGGACAGGCCCTCGGCGTCTCCCTCGCCGCGGCGAGCCGCGACCCGGCGGTCCATCCCGATCCGGACCGCTTCGACGTCCGCCGCGAGCACATCCACCTGATGTCGTTCGGCGGTGGCCGCCACTTCTGTCTGGGCGCCCACCTCGCCCGCCTCGAGGCCGCGGAGACCCTCGACGCCCTGCTCGATCGTTTCTCGCACCTCGAGATGGGGTCCGGGCCGTACACCTACGCCATGAACGCGAGCTTCCGGGGCCTCTCGACCTTCGCGGTCCGCGGGACGCGCTAG